The sequence CAACGGGTTTCACGTTTGCATGCTCGACTAGAGGCCTCCTCGCCGTCTGATCCGCCGAAGGTCTCCGGTTCGAGTGATCGGCAAAAGGATTCCAGTCACGATCGGCAAATCGCTTCATATCCGGAATATTCAGCACTGTTGAGCTGACGAGCTTCCCATTGTCAAACACATTCCGCTCAATCCCGAATGACATGAAGGGCCCATCCGGGTCTCGTTGAAAACCTCCTCGCATGCTGTCCAAGACCTCCTCGCTCACTGGTGTCCGGAGCGTAAAGTTCTCAATGTTCTCGTATGCCATGGCCGAAGTTACAGACGGGAGGCCCATCAGAGCAAGGACGAGCACCTTCGTCATATCGCGAATGGATCTCGATAAGAGGCACATCAGAAATCCCTCCCTCCTGGTCGAAACAAAACAGCGTTGTTCAATGTGTCCGGGCTGAGCGGTCGTCCGAGTGGAGATGTCGGACGGACGCTCCAATCACGGGCTGTGTTGAATTCCCCGCGCGTTGGGAAATCATGAATGACGAAAACCACCCGGCTGGGCCATGAAGCTTCAAACTGCTCCCGTGGCACCACCCGTAATCCAACAGCCGGATCACCGATCAAGACCGTATTGCCACGCATGCCTTTCACCACCACAAAGTGGTGATACCCATTATCTACCATCAAGACAATCGCCGGAATGCCGGCCTTCGAGAGATCGTCCAACGAGACTTGAAAGCCGTCTGCAGGATAGCCGCGAGCTTCTAAGAACCGCTTCATGTCCAGGAACGAAAACCCCTCTTTCTGGATTTTGTCCTGGTTACCGTGGTCGAACATCGTGCGGAACGCCGTCTCTTCAGTAAGGGGATGATCGTAGTGATAGGTTAAGAGGGTGGCGACGGCGGCCGAGCCGCAACTGTAATCATATTTTTGGAGGATGACGGATCGGACCTTGAGTTCGCGCATGCTCCAGATTTGGAGCAGCATTCGACTCCCCACCCCCGGAGTCACCTCGACCGTCGCCGCCATTACCCCTGTCCCGATCGACAGCAGCGCCGCGACCATGCATCCAATGATCTGTTTTGTCGGCATGATGCTATTTCAGCGTGAGGTTCAGGACTGTGCCGCTTTGAATAATCACGTTATTGCCGGAATTTTGGATGACGATCGGCAGACCGCTCGCTCCGGCAAATGCGTTGCCGTTGATCGAATTATTGCCAGTCACATTGTCGACAGCCGCATTATCGTACAGCTTGGCCTTCAAGATGTTCGCGTTGATCGTGAGGGGACCGGTATCGGTTCCCCCACGTTGGGTTTCCAGCTGATTCGCGGGGATGGGATCACCCCAAGATGAGAGGCTCTTCGTCTCCGGTGAGCCGGCATGCGCCATACCAACACAGAGCCCAAGGGCACTCACCATTGTTGAGAAAAGGATACGCATAATGCCCTCTCTGGTCCTGAATGGGGCAGTAGAGCTGGAGGAGCAGGTGCTCCTCCAGCCGAGACTGCCAGACTGTGCTTAGCGACCTACCGTGATATTCGCCATCGTGGTCA is a genomic window of Candidatus Nitrospira kreftii containing:
- a CDS encoding Peptidase (C39-family, bacteriocin processing), with the protein product MPTKQIIGCMVAALLSIGTGVMAATVEVTPGVGSRMLLQIWSMRELKVRSVILQKYDYSCGSAAVATLLTYHYDHPLTEETAFRTMFDHGNQDKIQKEGFSFLDMKRFLEARGYPADGFQVSLDDLSKAGIPAIVLMVDNGYHHFVVVKGMRGNTVLIGDPAVGLRVVPREQFEASWPSRVVFVIHDFPTRGEFNTARDWSVRPTSPLGRPLSPDTLNNAVLFRPGGRDF
- a CDS encoding hypothetical protein (conserved exported protein of unknown function) — its product is MRILFSTMVSALGLCVGMAHAGSPETKSLSSWGDPIPANQLETQRGGTDTGPLTINANILKAKLYDNAAVDNVTGNNSINGNAFAGASGLPIVIQNSGNNVIIQSGTVLNLTLK